A stretch of Aythya fuligula isolate bAytFul2 chromosome 1, bAytFul2.pri, whole genome shotgun sequence DNA encodes these proteins:
- the FZD4 gene encoding frizzled-4 gives MARCCGGGRGAAGRLLALLLALQLGGTRGFGDEEERRCDAIRIAMCQNLGYNVTKMPNLVGHELQADAELQLTTFTPLIQYGCSSQLQFFLCSVYVPMCTEKINIPIGPCGGMCLSVKRRCEPVLKEFGFAWPDSLNCSKFPPQNDHNHMCMEGPGDEEVPLHSKTSLQPGEECHSMGSNSDQYIWVKRSLNCVLKCGYDAGLYSRSAKEFTDIWMAVWASLCFISTAFTVLTFLIDSSRFSYPERPIIFLSMCYNIYSIAYIVRLTVGRERISCDFEEAAEPVLIQEGLKNTGCAIIFLLMYFFGMASSIWWVILTLTWFLAAGLKWGHEAIEMHSSYFHIAAWAIPAVKTIVILIMRLVDADELTGLCYVGNQNLDALTGFVVAPLFTYLVIGTLFIAAGLVALFKIRSNLQKDGTKTDKLERLMVKIGVFSVLYTVPATCVIACYFYEISNWAIFRYSADDSNMAVEMLKIFMSLLVGITSGMWIWSAKTLHTWQKCSNRLVNSGKVKREKRADGWVKPGKGNETVV, from the exons ATGGCACGGTGCtgtggtggtggcaggggggcggccgggcggctgctggccctgctgctggccctgcagctcGGCGGGACGCGGGGCTTCGGCGACGAGGAGGAGCGGCGCTGCGACGCCATCCGCATCGCCATGTGCCAGAACCTGGGCTACAATGTCACCAAGATGCCCAACCTGGTGGGCCACGAGCTGCAGGCGGACGCCGAGCTGCAGCTCACCACCTTCACCCCCCTCATCCAGTACggctgctccagccagctccag TTCTTCCTTTGTTCAGTCTATGTCCCGATgtgcacagagaagattaaCATCCCTATAGGTCCCTGTGGTGGCATGTGCCTCTCTGTCAAAAGAAGATGTGAAcctgttttaaaagaatttggATTTGCCTGGCCGGACAGCCTGAACTGCAGCAAATTCCCACCCCAGAATGATCACAACCACATGTGCATGGAGGGTCCGGGAGATGAAGAGGTTCCCCTTCATAGCAAGACATCCTTGCAGCCCGGAGAAGAGTGCCACAGCATGGGATCCAATTCCGATCAGTACATCTGGGTCAAGAGGAGCCTGAACTGTGTCCTCAAGTGTGGCTACGATGCTGGGCTCTACAGCAGGTCAGCAAAGGAATTCACAGATATCTGGATGGCCGTGTGGGCTAGTCTTTGCTTCATATCAACTGCGTTCACAGTCCTGACCTTCCTGATTGATTCATCCAGATTTTCCTACCCGGAGCGCCCAATCATATTTTTGAGCATGTGCTACAATATTTATAGCATTGCTTATATTGTGAGGCTAACTGTGGGCCGGGAAAGGATATCCTGTGATTTTGAAGAGGCAGCAGAACCTGTTCTTATCCAAGAAGGTCTTAAGAACACAGGATGTGCTATAATTTTCTTGCTGATGTACTTTTTCGGGATGGCTAGCTCCATCTGGTGGGTTATTCTGACATTGACGTGGTTTCTGGCCGCAGGACTCAAGTGGGGCCATGAGGCTATAGAAATGCACAGTTCGTATTTCCACATTGCAGCCTGGGCTATCCCTGCAGTGAAGACCATTGTCATTTTGATTATGAGACTGGTAGATGCAGACGAGCTCACTGGCCTGTGCTACGTTGGGAACCAGAACCTGGATGCGCTGACGGGCTTTGTTGTTGCTCCACTTTTTACCTACCTGGTTATTGGAACTTTATTCATTGCAGCTGGGTTAGTGGCCTTATTTAAAATCAGGTCTAATCTTCAGAAAGATGGAACTAAAACTGACAAACTAGAAAGACTGATGGTTAAAATCGGTGTCTTCTCAGTGCTGTACACCGTCCCAGCAACGTGTGTCATTGCCTGTTATTTCTATGAAATCTCCAACTGGGCCATTTTCCGCTATTCGGCAGATGATTCCAATATGGCCGTGGAGATGCTCAAAATCTTCATGTCCCTCCTGGTGGGTATCACTTCAGGTATGTGGATCTGGTCAGCCAAAACTCTGCACACGTGGCAGAAGTGCTCGAACAGACTGGTGAACTCAGGGAAAGTGAAACGGGAGAAGAGAGCAGACGGTTGGGTGAAACCTGGGAAAGGGAACGAGACTGTGGTATGA